In the genome of Molothrus aeneus isolate 106 chromosome 5, BPBGC_Maene_1.0, whole genome shotgun sequence, one region contains:
- the PANX2 gene encoding pannexin-2 isoform X5: protein MYIPALGWEFLASTRLTSELNFLLQEIDNCYHRAAEGRAPKIEKQIQSKGPGITEREKREIIENAEKEKSPEQNLFEKYLERRGRSNFLAKLYLARHLFIIFLSIIPITYLSTYYATQKQNEFTCALGEPPDKTSSSKLHIRVNCKLPSVQLQRIIAGVDIVLLCFMNLIILINLIHLFIFRKSNFIFDKLNKVGIKTKKQWQKSQFCDINILAMFCNENRDHIKSLNRLDFITNESDLMYDNVVRQLLAALAQSNHDATPTMRDSGIQTIDPSVDPADIDANEQLIIKRPRKKMKWIPTTNPLPQPFKEQLAIMKVENHKPDKPKPVRRKTATDSLIAPLLESAAKTSQQSSAHKSEPNAIPSTSSEKKHTRHFSLDVHPYILSSKKPKPEVQAMPSMPTSKSQEGGFLNQEENVVVHVTSSLKDTPHPAKEILYSSEACRTVPAAAAFVTCNHNHIATPAAATSVALNQVKPEPTPALSCNPAHPLLHINTLYEDHEEEVSSMMDNGIHSPAEPGEMLSIPTPKQIRLATFDEPMAMVSSVEY from the exons ATGTAcattccagctctgggctgggaattTCTGGCCTCCACTCGACTGACTTCGGAGCTTAATTTTTTGCTTCAGGAGATCGATAACTGCTACCACCGTGCAGCTGAAGGGCGGGCACCAAAAATAGAGAAACAGATTCAGTCCAAAGGCCCAGGGATAAccgagagagagaagagagaaatcaTTGAgaatgcagaaaaggaaaaaagccccgAGCAGAACTTGTTTGAGAAATATCTGGAAAGAAGAGGACGAAGTAACTTTTTAGCTAAGCTTTATCTTGCAAGACATCTGTTCATCATCTTTTTAAGCATCATACCAATCACATACTTATCCACCTACTATGCTACACAGAAGCAAAATGAATTTACGTGTGCACTAGGTGAGCCTCCAGACAAAACGAGCAGCTCCAAATTGCACATCAGAGTGAACTGTAAACTGCCATCTGTCCAGCTCCAGCGGATTATTGCTGGTGTAGATATCGTTCTCCTCTGCTTCATGAACTTGATAATCCTCATCAACTTGATTCACCTCTTCATATTCCGCAAGTCTAACTTCATATTTGATAAACTGAACAAAGTCGGAATAAAGACCAAGAAACAGTGGCAGAAGTCCCAGTTTTGTGATATTAATATTTTGGCCATgttttgtaatgaaaatagGGACCACATAAAATCGTTGAACCGTCTGGATTTCATTACAAATGAGAGCGATCTGATGTATGACAACGTGGTGCGCCAGCTGCTCGCGGCGCTGGCCCAGTCCAACCACGATGCCACTCCAACCATGCGGGATTCAGGGATCCAGACCATAGACCCAAGTGTTGATCCAGCAGACATTGATGCTAATGAACAGCTCATCATTAAGAGGCCAAGGAAGAAGATGAAATGGATCCCAACTACcaatccccttccccagccgTTCAAGGAGCAGTTGGCCATCATGAAGGTTGAGAACCACAAGCCTGATAAGCCGAAGCCCGTGCGGAGAAAAACAGCGACAGACAGCCTTATAGCTCCTTTGTTGGAGTCTGCTGCAAAGACCTCACAGCAATCATCCGCTCACAAGAGTGAGCCAAACGCCATCCCAAGCACAAGCAGTGAAAAAAAGCACACACGGCACTTTTCCTTGGATGTTCATCCATATATACTCAGTagcaaaaaacccaagccaGAGGTTCAAGCCATGCCCTCGATGCCTACGTCAAAAAGCCAAGAGGGTGGATTTTTAAACCAGGAAGAGAATGTTGTAGTGCATGTTACCTCCTCTCTCAAAG ACACCCCTCATCCTGCAAAAGAGATCCTGTACTCATCCGAGGCATGCAGAACTGTGCCCGCGGCTGCGGCTTTTGTCACGTGCAACCACAACCACATAGccacccctgctgctgccaccagtgTGGCTCTGAACCAGGTCAAGCCAGAGCCCAcacctgctctgagctgcaacCCAGCCCACCCTTTGCTGCACATCAACACGCTGTACGAGGACCACGAGGAGGAGGTGTCCAGCATGATGGACAATGGGATTCACTCTCCGGCGGAGCCCGGGGAGATGCTCTCCATCCCCACCCCGAAGCAGATCAGGCTGGCAACGTTTGACGAGCCCATGGCCATGGTGAGCTCGGTGGAGTACTGA
- the PANX2 gene encoding pannexin-2 isoform X2 produces MHSSDFSLCYTEEPIYCYTPHNFTRDQALYARGYCWTELKDALPGVDASHWPSLFEHKFLPYALLAFAGIMYIPALGWEFLASTRLTSELNFLLQEIDNCYHRAAEGRAPKIEKQIQSKGPGITEREKREIIENAEKEKSPEQNLFEKYLERRGRSNFLAKLYLARHLFIIFLSIIPITYLSTYYATQKQNEFTCALGEPPDKTSSSKLHIRVNCKLPSVQLQRIIAGVDIVLLCFMNLIILINLIHLFIFRKSNFIFDKLNKVGIKTKKQWQKSQFCDINILAMFCNENRDHIKSLNRLDFITNESDLMYDNVVRQLLAALAQSNHDATPTMRDSGIQTIDPSVDPADIDANEQLIIKRPRKKMKWIPTTNPLPQPFKEQLAIMKVENHKPDKPKPVRRKTATDSLIAPLLESAAKTSQQSSAHKSEPNAIPSTSSEKKHTRHFSLDVHPYILSSKKPKPEVQAMPSMPTSKSQEGGFLNQEENVVVHVTSSLKDTPHPAKEILYSSEACRTVPAAAAFVTCNHNHIATPAAATSVALNQVKPEPTPALSCNPAHPLLHINTLYEDHEEEVSSMMDNGIHSPAEPGEMLSIPTPKQIRLATFDEPMAMVSSVEY; encoded by the exons ATGCACAGCAGTGACTTTTCTCTCTGTTATACAGAGGAGCCAATATACTGTTACACACCACACAACTTCACCCGTGATCAAGCCTTGTATGCCAGAGGATATTGTTGGACAGAATTAAAAGATGCCTTGCCAGGAGTTGATGCCAGCCACTGGCCCTCCTTGTTTGAGCATAAGTTCCTACCTTATGCACTGCTGGCTTTTGCTGGGATAATGTAcattccagctctgggctgggaattTCTGGCCTCCACTCGACTGACTTCGGAGCTTAATTTTTTGCTTCAGGAGATCGATAACTGCTACCACCGTGCAGCTGAAGGGCGGGCACCAAAAATAGAGAAACAGATTCAGTCCAAAGGCCCAGGGATAAccgagagagagaagagagaaatcaTTGAgaatgcagaaaaggaaaaaagccccgAGCAGAACTTGTTTGAGAAATATCTGGAAAGAAGAGGACGAAGTAACTTTTTAGCTAAGCTTTATCTTGCAAGACATCTGTTCATCATCTTTTTAAGCATCATACCAATCACATACTTATCCACCTACTATGCTACACAGAAGCAAAATGAATTTACGTGTGCACTAGGTGAGCCTCCAGACAAAACGAGCAGCTCCAAATTGCACATCAGAGTGAACTGTAAACTGCCATCTGTCCAGCTCCAGCGGATTATTGCTGGTGTAGATATCGTTCTCCTCTGCTTCATGAACTTGATAATCCTCATCAACTTGATTCACCTCTTCATATTCCGCAAGTCTAACTTCATATTTGATAAACTGAACAAAGTCGGAATAAAGACCAAGAAACAGTGGCAGAAGTCCCAGTTTTGTGATATTAATATTTTGGCCATgttttgtaatgaaaatagGGACCACATAAAATCGTTGAACCGTCTGGATTTCATTACAAATGAGAGCGATCTGATGTATGACAACGTGGTGCGCCAGCTGCTCGCGGCGCTGGCCCAGTCCAACCACGATGCCACTCCAACCATGCGGGATTCAGGGATCCAGACCATAGACCCAAGTGTTGATCCAGCAGACATTGATGCTAATGAACAGCTCATCATTAAGAGGCCAAGGAAGAAGATGAAATGGATCCCAACTACcaatccccttccccagccgTTCAAGGAGCAGTTGGCCATCATGAAGGTTGAGAACCACAAGCCTGATAAGCCGAAGCCCGTGCGGAGAAAAACAGCGACAGACAGCCTTATAGCTCCTTTGTTGGAGTCTGCTGCAAAGACCTCACAGCAATCATCCGCTCACAAGAGTGAGCCAAACGCCATCCCAAGCACAAGCAGTGAAAAAAAGCACACACGGCACTTTTCCTTGGATGTTCATCCATATATACTCAGTagcaaaaaacccaagccaGAGGTTCAAGCCATGCCCTCGATGCCTACGTCAAAAAGCCAAGAGGGTGGATTTTTAAACCAGGAAGAGAATGTTGTAGTGCATGTTACCTCCTCTCTCAAAG ACACCCCTCATCCTGCAAAAGAGATCCTGTACTCATCCGAGGCATGCAGAACTGTGCCCGCGGCTGCGGCTTTTGTCACGTGCAACCACAACCACATAGccacccctgctgctgccaccagtgTGGCTCTGAACCAGGTCAAGCCAGAGCCCAcacctgctctgagctgcaacCCAGCCCACCCTTTGCTGCACATCAACACGCTGTACGAGGACCACGAGGAGGAGGTGTCCAGCATGATGGACAATGGGATTCACTCTCCGGCGGAGCCCGGGGAGATGCTCTCCATCCCCACCCCGAAGCAGATCAGGCTGGCAACGTTTGACGAGCCCATGGCCATGGTGAGCTCGGTGGAGTACTGA